From Populus trichocarpa isolate Nisqually-1 chromosome 19, P.trichocarpa_v4.1, whole genome shotgun sequence, a single genomic window includes:
- the LOC18108641 gene encoding receptor-like serine/threonine-protein kinase SD1-8 — translation MSISVSLLPIGAGEGIIVPGRYVSANQSIISASGTFALGFFSAGNSTPRYYLGIWYNKIQKKSVVWVANRESPTDSLGTFSLGVDGNLVVLDAAGKTVWSSNVKIAHSAINSMMGVLMDSGNFLLRSGETILWQSFDHPSDTFLPGMKVGNNRKTGQRRQLTSWIDAEDPQPGLFSFGLDTTGPLQFFIWKDHVPYSRTNVYSNSMSLTKLSRWLPFAYYITVKLEGDDIYLSYSISDISAILRITLVPNGRLEALIWEEKNSKWFSMWQWPKVYCDFYGHCSPFSSCDKKGSPVYCKCLTGFQPKVQQEWHMTNWTSDTWVRQKALTCDKGDGFLKIETIKLPDHSYLVENMSANDCESRCLQNCSCTAYALVNASQGNSVNCLSWYGDLMDIVHDIEGQILYVRVHDRELVENDGSSDNFSSRRKRSIIILVAVISLGVLTVLSGYFTWRKRFGKQEIIEESFTGTSTTIGGEAGNGDTELNIFSLNRIQAATNDFSEDNKLGEGGFGTVYKGDLAIQEVAIKRLSKKSGQGLEEFMNESKLISKLQHTNLVRLLGCCAEGEERILVYEYMRNRSLDKFLFDPSEKANLNWSKRFRIIEGIAQGLLYLHKYSRLKVIHRDLKASNILLDDVMNPKISDFGLARMFGSDQTEADTKRVVGTYGYMSPEYAQYGKFSEKSDVFSFGVLLLEIVTGKRNAEFFRNDLPQTLQGWAWELWNEARGLDLIDPSIKDSFESPDRIFRCIHVGLLCVQESPADRPTMPLVVQMLSNDNASLPSPKEPAFSSLSRQRSSNFVAFHNTSTIYSNNELTISLPEAR, via the exons ATGTCAATCTCAGTTTCTCTATTGCCAATCGGTGCAGGTGAAGGGATTATAGTTCCAGGCAGATATGTCAGTGCAAATCAATCCATAATTTCTGCTAGTGGAACTTTTGCTCTAGGCTTCTTTAGTGCGGGAAATTCAACTCCAAGGTACTATCTTGGCATTTGGTATAACAAAATTCAGAAGAAATCTGTTGTCTGGGTTGCGAATAGAGAATCCCCTACTGATTCTCTAGGAACTTTCTCACTCGGGGTCGATGGAAATCTAGTGGTTTTGGATGCAGCAGGGAAAACTGTTTGGTCATCTAATGTAAAGATTGCTCATTCAGCTATAAATAGCATGATGGGTGTCCTAATGGATAGTGGAAACTTTTTATTGAGAAGTGGGGAAACCATCCTGTGGCAGAGCTTTGATCATCCGTCGGATACGTTCTTGCCTGGCATGAAAGTTGGCAATAATCGCAAAACTGGTCAAAGAAGGCAGCTTACATCTTGGATAGACGCTGAAGATCCACAACCAGGATTATTCTCTTTCGGCTTGGATACGACGGGACCTCTGCAGTTTTTCATATGGAAGGATCATGTTCCTTATAGCCGAACCAATGTCTACAGCAATTCTATGTCATTAACGAAGTTATCCCGATGGCTACCTTTTGCTTATTACATTACTGTGAAGTTAGAGGGTGATGATATTTATCTTTCTTACAGTATCTCAGATATCTCAGCTATATTAAGGATCACACTAGTCCCTAATGGGCGACTTGAGGCTCTGATATGGGAGGAGAAAAACAGTAAATGGTTTTCTATGTGGCAGTGGCCTAAAGTTTACTGTGATTTCTATGGTCATTGCAGTCCATTTAGTAGCTGTGACAAAAAAGGTTCTCCAGTTTATTGCAAATGTTTGACAGGTTTCCAGCCAAAAGTTCAGCAAGAGTGGCATATGACGAATTGGACCAGTGACACTTGGGTGAGGCAAAAGGCACTAACATGTGACAAGGGTGATGGGTTTTTGAAGATTGAAACTATCAAATTACCAGATCATTCGTATCTAGTGGAAAATATGAGTGCCAATGATTGTGAATCAAGGTGCCTACAAAATTGCTCCTGCACAGCTTATGCACTTGTCAATGCAAGTCAAGGAAACTCAGTTAACTGCCTGAGCTGGTATGGGGACTTGATGGATATTGTACATGACATTGAAGGGCAAATTCTTTACGTTCGTGTTCATGACAGAGAACTTG TTGAAAATGATGGAAGTAGTGATAACTTTTCCAGTAGACGCAAGCGCTCTATTATAATTCTAGTAGCGGTAATTTCTTTAGGGGTTCTTACTGTTCTATCTGGCTATTTCACCTGGAGAAAAAGATTTGGAAAACAAG AGATAATTGAAGAGAGTTTTACTGGGACCAGCACCACTATTGGAGGAGAAGCTGGTAATGGTGACACGGAGCTGAACATATTTAGCTTGAACAGAATACAGGCTGCCACAAATGACTTCTCTGAAGATAATAAACTGGGAGAGGGTGGTTTTGGCACTGTTTATAAG GGAGATTTGGCAATTCAAGAAGTTGCAATAAAAAGGCTTTCTAAGAAATCTGGACAAGGACTAGAAGAGTTCATGAATGAGTCAAAACTTATTTCTAAGCTCCAACACACTAATCTTGTGAGACTCTTAGGTTGCTGTGCTGAAGGGGAGGAGAGAATATTGGTGTACGAATACATGCGGAATCGAAGCCTGGATAAGTTTTTGTTTG ATCCTTCTGAAAAGGCAAACCTTAATTGGAGCAAACGTTTTCGAATCATCGAGGGCATTGCTCAAGGTCTCCTTTACCTTCACAAGTACTCTAGATTGAAAGTGATCCACAGGGACCTAAAGGCAAGTAACATATTACTGGATGATGTAATGAATCCTAAGATTTCAGATTTTGGATTGGCAAGGATGTTTGGATCTGACCAAACCGAAGCAGATACCAAACGGGTGGTTGGTACTTA TGGCTACATGTCACCCGAATATGCACAATATGGAAAATTCTCAGAAAAATCAGATGTCTTCAGCTTTGGAGTTTTGCTATTAGAGATTGTGACCGGTAAGAGAAATGCTGAATTTTTTCGCAACGATCTTCCTCAAACCCTTCAAGGATGG GCATGGGAATTGTGGAATGAAGCTAGAGGACTAGACCTTATCGATCCATCGATAAAGGACTCATTTGAAAGTCCTGACAGAATTTTCAGGTGCATCCATGTAGGGCTTTTGTGTGTTCAGGAATCTCCAGCTGATAGACCTACGATGCCATTAGTGGTTCAGATGTTGAGCAATGACAATGCATCACTTCCTTCTCCAAAAGAACCTGCATTCTCTAGTCTTAGTCGTCAGAGATCTAGCAATTTTGTTGCCTTTCACAACACATCAACTATATATTCTAACAACGAATTGACAATTAGCCTGCCTGAGGCTCGATAA